One window of the bacterium genome contains the following:
- a CDS encoding metal-dependent transcriptional regulator, with protein sequence MPLRQEAREDYLTALLRLGECGGAVSTTALAARLGVAPASATGMLKTLAREGLVAHERYRGAQLSPLGRERALAVVRRHRLVETFLVGTLGLPADRVHAEAHRLEHALSDEVVERLDHWLGRPERDPHGSPIPRAEPPRIPQAKADSRPRRR encoded by the coding sequence GTGCCCCTCCGCCAGGAAGCTCGCGAGGACTACCTGACCGCTCTGCTCCGCCTTGGCGAGTGCGGTGGCGCCGTCAGCACGACGGCCCTGGCCGCGCGGCTCGGGGTGGCGCCGGCCTCCGCAACCGGCATGCTCAAGACGCTCGCCCGCGAGGGCCTCGTCGCGCACGAGCGCTACCGCGGCGCGCAGCTCAGCCCGCTCGGCCGCGAGCGCGCGCTGGCGGTCGTCCGCCGGCACCGGCTCGTCGAGACCTTCCTCGTCGGCACGCTGGGCCTGCCCGCCGACCGCGTCCACGCGGAGGCGCACCGGCTCGAGCACGCCCTCTCCGACGAGGTGGTCGAGCGCCTGGACCACTGGCTGGGCCGCCCCGAGCGCGACCCGCACGGCAGTCCGATTCCCCGCGCGGAACCCCCGCGAATTCCTCAGGCAAAGGCTGACAGCCGGCCGCGGCGGCGCTAG